Proteins encoded by one window of Emticicia oligotrophica DSM 17448:
- a CDS encoding S9 family peptidase has product MKKTLLCVIWAITFNLFAQTTPTKRPLKPSDVFRQVSLGDPQISPEGNWVAYTLSNVDSVKNKRNSDIWMQSWDGKETIQLTFTPDGESKPRWSPDGKYLSFTSSRGGLTGSQIWLMDRRGGEAKQLTDIKKGDLSDYAWSPDGKKIALVITNDTDTSKSKSPKPIVIDRYHFKQDVEGYLMKKTTHLYLYNIETKKIDTLTKGIYDETSPKWSPDGTQIAFVSNRTVDPDRNENTDIWVIDAKPNATMKQITTFTGRDYAPEWSADGKQIAYLRTTSAESYIMYDQSILCVVSKEGGEPKLLSKTLDRPVGSPKWNKDGSLIYAIVSDDRTRYIAQFSAIDGKMTKVLGGNRSFTGIEKHPSGNWLMSMSDPQTPSELYVFESGNLRRLTNQQEAFLAPLALASVEGFTSKSKDGTLVSNLLYLPANAQKGQKLPTLLFIHGGPVAQDEFSFDMTRQMLAAAGYSVVAVNYRGSNGRGLDFCKVISADWGNKEVIDILGATDYVVQNGIADPEKLGIGGWSYGGILTNYTIATDTRFKVASSGAGVSLVSSLYGVDQYILQYEHELGAPWKNFDKYIALSYPFLKADRIKTPTQFMVGQSDFNVPSVGSEQMYQAFRSLGIPTELIIYPDQFHGITNPSYQKDRFERYIAWFNKYLKK; this is encoded by the coding sequence ATGAAAAAAACATTACTATGTGTTATTTGGGCGATAACCTTCAACCTTTTTGCTCAGACTACGCCCACCAAACGCCCACTCAAACCATCTGATGTTTTTCGTCAAGTTAGTTTGGGTGACCCTCAAATTTCACCCGAAGGAAATTGGGTAGCTTATACATTATCAAATGTAGATTCGGTGAAAAACAAACGTAATTCTGATATTTGGATGCAATCTTGGGATGGAAAAGAAACTATTCAACTCACATTTACTCCCGATGGAGAATCAAAACCACGTTGGAGCCCAGACGGGAAATATTTATCTTTTACATCTTCTCGTGGTGGACTTACTGGTAGTCAAATCTGGCTCATGGATCGTCGTGGAGGTGAAGCCAAACAATTAACAGATATTAAAAAGGGTGATTTATCAGACTATGCTTGGTCGCCCGATGGCAAAAAAATAGCATTGGTTATTACGAATGATACTGATACTTCTAAGTCGAAATCTCCAAAGCCAATCGTCATTGACCGCTATCATTTCAAGCAAGATGTAGAAGGGTATTTGATGAAAAAAACAACGCATTTATATCTTTACAACATTGAAACAAAGAAAATTGATACCCTTACAAAAGGTATTTATGACGAAACATCACCAAAATGGTCGCCCGATGGTACACAGATTGCTTTTGTTAGTAACCGAACTGTAGACCCAGACCGCAACGAAAATACAGACATTTGGGTAATCGACGCCAAACCAAACGCTACCATGAAACAAATCACAACCTTTACTGGTCGTGACTATGCCCCCGAATGGAGTGCTGATGGTAAACAAATTGCCTATTTACGCACAACTTCGGCCGAAAGTTACATCATGTATGACCAATCTATTTTATGCGTGGTTTCAAAAGAAGGCGGAGAACCCAAATTACTTAGTAAGACTTTAGACCGACCAGTTGGTAGCCCTAAATGGAACAAAGATGGAAGTTTAATTTATGCAATAGTGAGCGATGACCGCACAAGATACATTGCTCAGTTTTCGGCAATTGATGGTAAAATGACAAAAGTTTTGGGCGGAAACAGGAGTTTTACAGGCATTGAAAAACATCCATCAGGTAATTGGCTCATGAGTATGAGCGACCCACAAACACCGAGCGAACTTTATGTTTTTGAGAGTGGCAATCTTCGCCGTTTAACAAATCAACAAGAGGCATTTTTGGCACCACTCGCCTTAGCAAGTGTTGAAGGTTTTACGTCAAAAAGTAAGGATGGAACGCTTGTTTCAAATCTACTTTACCTTCCAGCCAATGCACAAAAAGGCCAAAAACTACCAACTTTACTATTTATTCATGGTGGGCCAGTGGCACAAGATGAGTTTAGTTTTGATATGACACGACAAATGTTGGCGGCTGCTGGCTACTCAGTTGTGGCTGTCAATTATCGTGGTTCGAATGGTCGTGGTTTAGATTTCTGCAAGGTCATTTCAGCTGATTGGGGAAATAAAGAGGTCATTGATATATTAGGAGCTACCGATTATGTGGTTCAAAATGGTATCGCTGACCCAGAAAAATTGGGCATTGGAGGTTGGAGTTACGGTGGTATTCTAACAAATTATACTATTGCAACAGATACTCGCTTTAAAGTTGCTTCAAGTGGTGCAGGAGTTTCTTTGGTTTCATCGTTATATGGTGTTGACCAATACATACTTCAGTATGAGCATGAATTAGGTGCTCCATGGAAAAATTTTGATAAATACATTGCTCTTTCTTATCCATTCCTAAAAGCAGACCGCATCAAAACACCAACGCAGTTTATGGTTGGGCAGAGTGATTTTAATGTACCATCGGTGGGAAGTGAACAAATGTACCAGGCATTTCGCTCGTTGGGTATACCAACCGAACTCATTATCTATCCTGACCAGTTTCACGGAATTACGAATCCAAGCTACCAAAAAGACCGTTTTGAAAGATACATTGCTTGGTTTAATAAATATTTGAAAAAGTAA
- a CDS encoding TolB family protein — translation MKTIRHLLLTLFSITILWSCWLDAKHNAGKFMTDVVNLAEFNSEFDDYNSNLPANKYGESYLIFSSKRDTKEFYNLVGFPAKIEYDEKKDIPILTRSSSGSDGFYSSLFTSGFMGKTNGNFNVLGPFVLNKNNLISYGNSPNYQFLFYADDQNKNLDIKVIYNDKDGKEIGPIAVDYLNSKADDAYPYITHNGDKVVYCSNKDGNFDIYQTTIGANYADNTTPMIDQIISPKAAVSIKISTISDAKADDKCPYLWQDENLMVFSSNRAGGFGGYDIYYSVLENGIWGAPINAGPRINTAYDEYRPMLPNLVNFSYPLMIFSSNRPEGKGGFDLYMTGLVETDNMRKVKM, via the coding sequence ATGAAAACTATCCGACACTTACTTTTAACCTTATTTAGCATCACAATTTTATGGAGTTGCTGGCTCGATGCCAAACACAACGCAGGAAAATTTATGACCGACGTTGTAAATTTGGCAGAATTTAACTCTGAATTTGATGATTATAATTCGAACTTACCAGCCAATAAATATGGTGAATCGTATCTAATTTTCTCTTCCAAAAGAGACACCAAAGAGTTTTATAATTTGGTAGGATTCCCTGCAAAAATAGAATACGATGAAAAGAAAGATATACCCATACTTACAAGGTCATCTTCAGGTAGTGATGGTTTTTATTCTTCGCTTTTTACTAGTGGTTTCATGGGCAAAACTAATGGCAACTTTAATGTTTTAGGGCCTTTTGTATTGAATAAAAATAACTTAATCTCCTATGGAAATTCACCTAATTACCAATTTTTATTTTACGCCGACGACCAAAATAAAAATCTTGATATCAAGGTGATTTATAACGATAAAGATGGCAAAGAAATTGGTCCAATAGCAGTAGATTACCTTAACTCAAAGGCAGACGATGCTTATCCGTATATTACACATAATGGTGATAAAGTGGTTTATTGCTCAAATAAAGACGGAAATTTTGATATTTATCAGACAACCATAGGGGCAAACTATGCCGACAATACCACTCCGATGATTGACCAAATTATAAGTCCGAAAGCTGCTGTTAGTATAAAAATTTCCACTATTTCTGATGCAAAAGCCGATGATAAATGCCCGTATCTTTGGCAAGATGAAAACCTAATGGTTTTTTCATCAAACCGAGCAGGAGGTTTTGGTGGATACGACATTTATTATTCAGTTTTGGAAAATGGGATTTGGGGTGCTCCGATAAATGCAGGACCACGAATAAATACGGCATATGACGAATATCGTCCGATGTTACCAAATTTAGTAAACTTTAGCTACCCACTCATGATTTTTTCATCGAACCGCCCCGAAGGAAAAGGTGGTTTTGATTTATACATGACAGGCCTTGTTGAAACAGATAATATGAGAAAAGTGAAAATGTAG
- the dtd gene encoding D-aminoacyl-tRNA deacylase, protein MIAVIQRVSQASVTIDNQIKGQIGLGFMILLGITHTDTQEDIEWLSKKIVGLRVFGDEEGKMNLDLKSVDGNILLISQFTLHASTKKGNRPSFIDAARPEIAIPLYEKMIAQLELDLGKTIETGTFGADMKVSLLNDGPVTIIIDSKNRI, encoded by the coding sequence ATGATTGCAGTAATACAAAGAGTTTCCCAAGCATCTGTAACGATTGATAATCAAATAAAAGGCCAAATTGGCTTAGGATTTATGATTTTGTTGGGCATTACGCACACCGATACCCAAGAAGATATTGAGTGGTTATCAAAGAAAATCGTTGGACTACGGGTATTTGGCGATGAAGAAGGTAAAATGAATCTCGACCTAAAATCGGTTGATGGAAATATCCTCTTGATTAGTCAATTCACGCTTCATGCAAGTACCAAAAAAGGGAACCGCCCTTCGTTTATTGATGCAGCTCGCCCCGAAATAGCCATTCCTCTTTATGAGAAAATGATTGCTCAATTAGAACTTGATTTAGGAAAAACCATCGAAACGGGTACTTTTGGTGCAGATATGAAGGTTTCGCTGCTCAATGACGGCCCTGTAACTATTATAATTGATTCTAAGAATAGGATTTAA
- a CDS encoding S9 family peptidase: MKNRFLLFVNFLLFVTLAQAQQIRWTKDGNAYTRTEGGEIVAYTLPSQQKNTLITKAQLTPKGAEKPLNVRSYTLSNDDSKALIYTNTKQVWRYDTRGDYWVLDLKNNALYQLGQGKPASSLMFAKFSPDGSKVAYVSEHNLFVEDLATHKIKALTTNGTRRMINGTFDWVYEEEFACRDGFRWSPDGKSIAYWQIDATKIRDFLMINNTDSIYSYNVPVEYPKVGESPSPYKILVANVATGKTLQMNIEGDPQQTYVPRMEWVPNTNDIIIQQLNRKQNLSKIIICQALTGKTKTIATETDEAWIDTKERWSDSQEGWEWLKGGKEFLWVSEKDGWRHIYKMDLNGKETLLTKGNYDIVHIPLIDEANGYVYFTGSPQNALQNYLFRIKLDGSAEMQAVLPNAPAGTHNYVLSPNGKFARHTFSSANIPPMTEWINLSDHSPLSEKESIAAKLANLKVNKRVEFFKVKTEDGIEIEGWMVKPFNFDSTKRYPIVFNVYGEPASATVKDTYGTGMNGLYNGDMAKDGYIYASVDNRGTPLPRGRAWRKAIYRKIGIVNIRDQAMAVKEIRKWKYVDTTRVAVHGWSGGGSSTLNLLFQYPQFYQTGIAVAAVGNQLCYDNIYQERYMGLPQENREDFVNGSPITHAKNLVGNLLYIHGTGDDNVHYQNAEMLVNELIKHNRQFQFMPYPNRSHGIYEGEGTRKHLNTLFTNYLKQNCPPGGR; encoded by the coding sequence ATGAAGAATAGATTTCTTTTATTCGTTAATTTTTTACTTTTTGTAACCCTAGCCCAAGCCCAGCAAATCAGATGGACGAAAGATGGCAATGCTTACACCCGCACTGAAGGTGGAGAAATAGTGGCTTATACCTTGCCTTCGCAACAAAAAAACACACTCATTACCAAAGCCCAACTGACGCCCAAAGGAGCCGAAAAACCTTTGAATGTAAGAAGCTATACGCTAAGTAATGATGATTCAAAAGCATTGATTTATACTAATACTAAGCAAGTTTGGCGATATGATACCCGTGGCGATTATTGGGTTTTAGACCTTAAAAATAATGCTTTATATCAGTTGGGGCAAGGCAAACCTGCATCATCGTTAATGTTTGCCAAGTTTTCGCCCGATGGTTCGAAAGTAGCTTATGTGAGTGAGCATAATTTGTTTGTGGAAGATTTAGCCACGCATAAAATTAAAGCATTAACTACCAATGGCACTCGTCGAATGATTAACGGTACATTCGACTGGGTTTATGAAGAAGAATTTGCTTGTCGTGATGGCTTCCGTTGGAGCCCAGATGGTAAAAGTATTGCTTACTGGCAAATTGATGCTACTAAGATTCGTGATTTTTTGATGATTAATAATACCGATTCAATCTATTCATATAATGTGCCAGTGGAGTATCCGAAAGTAGGGGAGAGTCCATCACCTTATAAAATTTTGGTGGCAAACGTGGCAACTGGAAAAACATTACAAATGAATATTGAAGGCGACCCTCAGCAAACTTATGTACCACGTATGGAATGGGTGCCGAATACGAATGATATTATTATTCAACAATTGAATCGTAAGCAAAATCTGAGTAAAATTATTATCTGTCAGGCACTTACAGGAAAAACGAAGACCATTGCTACTGAAACAGATGAGGCTTGGATTGATACCAAAGAGCGTTGGTCCGATTCACAAGAAGGCTGGGAATGGCTGAAAGGTGGTAAAGAATTCTTGTGGGTAAGCGAAAAAGATGGCTGGAGACATATCTATAAAATGGATTTGAATGGTAAAGAAACCTTGCTCACTAAGGGTAATTACGACATCGTGCATATTCCGTTGATTGATGAAGCCAACGGTTATGTTTACTTCACAGGTTCGCCACAAAATGCTTTACAAAATTATCTTTTCCGCATCAAGTTAGATGGTAGTGCTGAAATGCAAGCCGTTTTGCCAAATGCTCCCGCAGGAACGCACAATTATGTGCTTTCACCGAATGGAAAATTTGCTCGACATACATTTTCAAGTGCGAATATTCCGCCAATGACTGAATGGATAAATTTGTCCGATCATTCGCCCCTTTCCGAAAAAGAAAGTATTGCTGCGAAATTGGCTAATTTAAAAGTAAACAAACGAGTAGAGTTTTTTAAAGTAAAAACTGAAGACGGAATTGAGATTGAAGGTTGGATGGTAAAGCCTTTTAATTTTGATTCTACAAAGCGTTATCCGATTGTGTTTAATGTTTATGGCGAACCTGCTTCTGCTACGGTAAAAGATACGTATGGTACAGGCATGAACGGACTTTATAACGGCGACATGGCAAAAGATGGCTATATCTATGCTTCGGTTGATAATCGTGGGACTCCGCTACCTCGTGGACGTGCTTGGCGAAAAGCCATTTACCGAAAAATAGGTATTGTGAATATCCGTGACCAAGCGATGGCCGTGAAGGAAATCAGAAAATGGAAATATGTTGACACTACTCGTGTGGCAGTGCATGGATGGAGTGGGGGAGGTTCTTCGACCTTAAATTTATTATTCCAATATCCGCAGTTTTATCAGACAGGAATCGCTGTGGCAGCAGTAGGAAACCAACTTTGTTATGATAATATTTATCAAGAACGCTACATGGGGCTGCCGCAGGAAAATCGTGAAGATTTTGTAAATGGTTCACCCATTACACATGCTAAAAACTTGGTAGGAAATTTATTGTATATTCACGGAACGGGCGATGATAACGTGCATTATCAAAATGCTGAAATGCTTGTAAATGAGCTGATTAAGCATAATCGTCAGTTTCAGTTTATGCCATACCCAAATCGTAGTCATGGCATTTATGAGGGTGAAGGAACTCGTAAGCACTTGAATACGCTTTTTACTAATTATTTGAAGCAAAATTGCCCTCCGGGTGGGAGATGA
- a CDS encoding Gfo/Idh/MocA family protein has protein sequence MDNLNLNRREFIQGVSATIALSTLGTHAQPVFTPAKTYKVALIGTGWYGKSDLFRLIQVASVEVVALCDPDQNMLKAAGNLVAQRQQSKQVPKLYGDYRKLLAENKLDIVLVGSPDHWHALHAIEAMKSGAHVYVQKPISTDIIEGEAMVAAARKYNRVVQVGTQRKSTPHLIEAKKNIVDAGLLGKVSHVEMCCYYHMRNNGNPPVQAVPDFFDYEMWTGPAPMRPYDGLPHIRWWRTFNEYGNGIMGDMCIHMFDTVRWMLKLGWPKRVSSQGGIYVQKEGKSNISDTQSAVFEYDELNCVWQHRSWGTPANPDYPWAFILYGDKGTLYASTMKYTFVPQGKGEKIDKDVVYEKEKYPEDLTEERIELNAAPATRLHMLDFLKAIENNSRPIADIEEGHISTASCILANMSMKLGRPLVYDPKKREVVNDKEANTLLRRPYRGPWKHPEVGTV, from the coding sequence ATGGACAACCTTAATCTCAATCGCCGTGAGTTCATTCAAGGAGTTTCGGCTACTATCGCACTATCTACGCTCGGTACTCATGCCCAACCTGTTTTTACGCCAGCGAAAACCTATAAAGTTGCATTAATAGGTACTGGCTGGTACGGTAAAAGTGACCTTTTCCGCCTCATTCAAGTAGCTTCGGTTGAAGTAGTTGCTTTATGCGACCCTGACCAAAATATGCTTAAAGCAGCGGGAAATTTAGTAGCACAACGTCAACAATCGAAGCAAGTACCAAAACTTTATGGTGATTATAGAAAACTTTTAGCTGAAAATAAATTAGATATTGTATTAGTTGGTTCACCAGACCATTGGCACGCCTTGCACGCTATCGAAGCCATGAAATCGGGAGCTCATGTGTATGTACAAAAACCTATTAGCACTGATATTATTGAGGGTGAAGCTATGGTAGCAGCAGCTCGAAAATATAATAGAGTTGTGCAAGTGGGTACTCAACGCAAAAGCACGCCACATTTAATTGAGGCAAAGAAAAACATCGTTGATGCAGGCCTTTTAGGCAAAGTTTCGCACGTAGAAATGTGTTGCTATTACCACATGAGAAACAATGGCAATCCACCTGTACAAGCAGTACCAGATTTCTTTGATTATGAAATGTGGACAGGCCCAGCACCAATGCGTCCGTACGATGGTTTGCCGCATATTCGTTGGTGGAGAACATTCAACGAATATGGTAATGGAATTATGGGAGATATGTGTATTCACATGTTTGATACCGTAAGATGGATGCTAAAACTAGGCTGGCCAAAACGTGTGAGTTCACAAGGTGGAATCTATGTTCAGAAAGAGGGTAAATCAAACATTTCCGATACACAATCAGCCGTATTTGAATATGATGAGCTGAACTGTGTTTGGCAGCATCGTTCGTGGGGAACACCTGCAAACCCTGATTATCCGTGGGCGTTTATTTTGTATGGCGATAAAGGTACACTTTATGCCAGCACTATGAAATATACGTTTGTACCGCAAGGAAAAGGTGAGAAAATAGATAAAGATGTAGTGTATGAAAAAGAAAAATACCCAGAGGATTTAACCGAAGAACGCATCGAATTAAACGCTGCTCCTGCCACACGCCTTCACATGCTTGATTTCTTGAAAGCAATAGAAAATAATTCTCGTCCGATAGCCGATATTGAAGAAGGTCATATTTCAACTGCCAGCTGTATTTTGGCTAATATGTCCATGAAACTGGGTCGTCCGCTTGTTTATGACCCTAAAAAACGTGAAGTGGTCAATGATAAAGAAGCTAATACGCTTCTCCGCAGACCATACCGTGGGCCTTGGAAGCATCCTGAAGTTGGTACAGTTTAA
- a CDS encoding aldehyde dehydrogenase family protein, with product MQIINPATEEIITTLQEDSAESLKTKLKTLQKGQKSWAKVNLKKRISIIAKFSELLAENIEELATTLSSEMGKPIQQARNEVNGARGRIKFFVENSQKYLKDEVMTKQEGLTERISYEPLGVVCNISAWNYPFLVGVNVFIPALIGGNAVLYKPSEFSTLTGLKIEKFLKEAGVPEDVFAVAVGAKEVGEQLLAMPLDGYFFTGSYRTGLYIYEKVAPKMVPCQLELGGKDPLYVTDDITDIEGIAAGTADGAFYNNGQSCCAVERIYVHEKVYEKYVEAFVKEVKSYKIGQPTEDGVYIGALSRKSQLDFLENQVQDALKKGATLMAGGKRITGKGYYFEPTVLTNVNHKMDVMQAESFGPIIGIMKVKDDREALKLMQDTEYGLTAAVYSNDKKRAEKLLKQVNAGTGYWNCCDRVSAPLPWSGRKNSGFGATLSHAGIRAFVKPKAWHLRG from the coding sequence ATGCAAATCATCAATCCAGCTACCGAAGAAATCATTACCACCTTACAAGAAGATTCAGCAGAAAGCCTAAAAACTAAACTAAAAACGCTCCAAAAAGGTCAAAAATCTTGGGCGAAAGTAAATTTAAAAAAGCGTATTTCCATCATTGCGAAATTCTCCGAATTATTAGCAGAAAACATTGAAGAATTAGCAACTACACTTAGCTCTGAAATGGGAAAACCTATACAACAAGCCCGCAATGAGGTGAACGGAGCAAGAGGTAGAATCAAGTTTTTTGTTGAAAACTCACAGAAATACTTGAAAGATGAAGTAATGACTAAGCAAGAGGGGCTTACCGAACGGATTTCATACGAACCACTCGGTGTTGTTTGCAATATTTCAGCTTGGAATTATCCATTTTTAGTTGGCGTGAATGTTTTCATCCCAGCACTTATTGGCGGAAATGCCGTTTTATACAAACCTTCCGAGTTTTCGACATTGACAGGTTTGAAAATCGAAAAATTTCTGAAAGAAGCAGGTGTTCCCGAAGATGTTTTTGCGGTAGCAGTTGGAGCAAAAGAAGTGGGTGAACAACTTTTGGCAATGCCACTTGATGGCTATTTCTTTACGGGCTCGTATCGTACTGGGCTTTACATTTATGAGAAAGTAGCCCCTAAAATGGTGCCTTGTCAGCTCGAATTAGGAGGAAAAGACCCACTATATGTAACCGACGACATTACTGATATTGAAGGGATTGCCGCAGGAACCGCCGATGGTGCTTTCTACAATAATGGTCAAAGTTGTTGTGCAGTTGAGCGTATTTATGTACACGAAAAAGTATATGAGAAATACGTCGAAGCTTTTGTGAAAGAAGTAAAGTCATATAAAATTGGTCAACCTACCGAAGATGGCGTTTATATTGGAGCTTTAAGTAGAAAATCACAGTTAGATTTCCTTGAAAATCAAGTACAAGATGCTCTTAAGAAAGGAGCTACGCTAATGGCAGGTGGAAAGAGAATAACAGGAAAAGGTTATTATTTTGAACCTACTGTGCTTACCAATGTAAACCACAAAATGGATGTCATGCAGGCGGAGTCTTTTGGACCAATCATTGGAATCATGAAAGTAAAAGATGACCGTGAAGCTCTTAAGCTTATGCAAGATACAGAATATGGACTAACAGCAGCAGTTTATTCAAACGATAAAAAGCGTGCCGAAAAACTTCTGAAACAAGTGAATGCTGGAACTGGTTATTGGAATTGTTGTGACCGAGTATCTGCACCGCTTCCGTGGAGTGGAAGAAAAAACTCAGGCTTCGGAGCTACTCTTTCACATGCAGGCATTAGAGCATTCGTGAAGCCTAAAGCGTGGCATTTGAGAGGTTAA
- a CDS encoding sulfatase family protein: MKKIFLSILTIILLQSSTKKELSPNIILIFMDDMGYGDLSCYGAIDYRTPNIDKLASEGVRFTNFLAAQAVCSASRAALLTGCYPNRIGISGALMPTSKNGINPEETTLAEMLKQKGYATGIFGKWHLGHHKTFLPLQHGFDEYVGLPYSNDMWPVYYDGKPATSTQHMSAYPVLPLIQNNDKKEEIKTLDDQAKLTTLYTEKAVEFIKKNNKKPFFLYLPHSMPHVPIAVSDKFKGKSKQGLYADLMMEIDWSVGEIMKTLKENGLDKNTLVIFTSDNGPWLNFGNHAGSSGGFREGKGTSFEGGQRVPCIMRWKGTTPEGVVCNQLASTIDVLPTIARITGAELPKNKIDGVNILSLIKGDLSQSPRKTFYYYYRRNSLEAVRMGHWKLVFEHKGRSYMNQLPGNDGYAGKAPEDILIPMALYDLRRDPSEQYDVQKLYPEVIAELQKIAEEAREDLGDDLTNRKGKNVRASGLVE; this comes from the coding sequence ATGAAAAAAATATTTTTATCTATACTGACTATTATATTACTGCAAAGCAGTACTAAAAAAGAACTTTCGCCTAATATCATTTTAATTTTCATGGATGATATGGGTTATGGAGATTTAAGTTGCTACGGAGCCATTGATTATCGAACGCCTAATATCGACAAGTTGGCTTCCGAAGGAGTTAGATTTACAAACTTTTTGGCCGCACAAGCCGTTTGTAGTGCTTCGAGAGCGGCATTGCTTACTGGTTGTTACCCCAATCGCATTGGTATTTCGGGAGCATTGATGCCTACCAGCAAAAACGGCATTAACCCCGAAGAAACTACGCTTGCCGAAATGCTCAAACAAAAAGGTTATGCAACTGGAATTTTCGGCAAATGGCATCTGGGGCATCATAAAACCTTCTTGCCTCTCCAACATGGTTTTGATGAATACGTAGGTTTGCCCTACTCAAACGACATGTGGCCTGTGTATTATGATGGTAAACCTGCCACATCTACACAGCACATGAGTGCATATCCGGTGTTACCATTGATACAGAATAATGATAAAAAGGAAGAAATTAAAACACTCGACGACCAAGCTAAACTAACTACGCTTTACACCGAAAAAGCAGTAGAATTCATTAAAAAGAACAATAAAAAGCCATTTTTCTTGTATTTACCACACTCGATGCCGCACGTACCGATTGCGGTTTCGGATAAATTCAAGGGTAAAAGTAAACAAGGTTTATATGCCGATTTAATGATGGAAATAGACTGGTCAGTAGGCGAAATCATGAAAACCTTGAAAGAAAATGGCTTGGATAAAAACACTTTGGTCATTTTTACAAGCGATAATGGCCCTTGGCTCAACTTTGGGAATCATGCAGGTTCGTCTGGTGGATTTCGAGAAGGGAAAGGAACCAGTTTTGAAGGTGGACAAAGAGTACCTTGCATCATGCGATGGAAAGGCACTACTCCTGAAGGAGTTGTATGCAATCAGTTAGCATCAACGATTGATGTTTTACCAACTATTGCACGTATTACAGGTGCTGAACTCCCAAAAAACAAAATTGATGGTGTGAATATCTTATCATTAATCAAAGGTGATTTAAGCCAAAGCCCAAGAAAAACCTTTTACTATTATTATCGCAGAAATTCATTAGAGGCTGTCAGAATGGGGCATTGGAAGCTAGTTTTTGAGCATAAAGGCCGTTCGTATATGAATCAGTTGCCAGGCAATGATGGCTATGCTGGTAAAGCCCCCGAGGATATTCTTATTCCAATGGCTCTTTATGACCTTCGCAGAGACCCATCAGAACAATATGATGTGCAAAAGCTTTATCCAGAAGTTATCGCAGAATTACAGAAAATTGCCGAAGAAGCTAGAGAAGACCTCGGCGATGACCTTACCAATAGAAAAGGAAAAAATGTTAGAGCGAGTGGTTTGGTTGAATGA